The genomic region GTCAGCTCAAGGCCATACCTGGTCCCGACAGGTGAAGAAAGAAGACGAAGAAGAGGACCCACTGGACCAGATGATCTCCCGCTCTGGctgtgctgcttcccactatgCAGTACAGGAGTGCATGGCCCAGCACCAGGACTGGCGACAGTGCCAGCCACAGGTGCAGGCCTTTAGGGACTGCATGAGTGAACAGCAGGCAAGGCGACGGGAGGAGCTGCAGAGGAGGAAAGAGCAAAGCAGTGCCCACCACTGAGACCCCACACCACCTATCCCCAGAGGATGGCCCTGCAGAAGCTAGCACCCAGAGAGATCATGGGAGAAAGAAATCCTTCCACAGTGGAAGTGTGGGCCAAGAAGTGTAAGACTTGGGGATAGTATTTGGGCCTGGGGTTGAGAGCCAGGCAGCCATGGGTTTGGTCATGACTGCCATAAAGAGCAGTCATATTGTCATGTTGAGATCCTACACATCCTCACCCATCTTATGTCACCGATATTAAATATTGACCAGTATTGGCCATGTAAAACAAAGAAATGGGTTAAGGGATGCTCTCCTATGCTACATCTTGGGTCAGTGCGCCAAGTACTGCGCTGATTACATggacatttaattttaaagtaaatttacaaTCTAAAGGTAAATTGG from Eubalaena glacialis isolate mEubGla1 chromosome 10, mEubGla1.1.hap2.+ XY, whole genome shotgun sequence harbors:
- the LOC133099298 gene encoding cytochrome c oxidase assembly factor 4 homolog, mitochondrial; the encoded protein is MSAQGHTWSRQVKKEDEEEDPLDQMISRSGCAASHYAVQECMAQHQDWRQCQPQVQAFRDCMSEQQARRREELQRRKEQSSAHH